In Raphanus sativus cultivar WK10039 unplaced genomic scaffold, ASM80110v3 Scaffold0324, whole genome shotgun sequence, a single window of DNA contains:
- the LOC108845893 gene encoding aspartokinase 1, chloroplastic-like isoform X1 produces the protein MKFGGSSVATGERMREVADLILAFPEESPVIVLSAMGKTTNNLLLAGEKAVSCGVSNASEIEELSIIKELHLRTVAELKIDPSVVTSFLEELEQLLKGIAMMKKLTLRSRDYLVSFGECMSTRIFAAYLNKIGVKARQVCPPSHFSILFNSLWK, from the exons ATGAAGTTCGGTGGATCCTCGGTGGCGACGGGGGAGAGAATGAGAGAAGTGGCGGATTTGATTTTGGCGTTTCCGGAGGAGAGTCCGGTCATTGTTCTTTCTGCGATGGGGAAGACAACCAACAATCTCTTGCTT GCGGGAGAGAAGGCTGTGAGTTGTGGTGTTTCTAATGCATCTGAGATTGAGGAACTGAGCATTATAAAGGAATTGCATCTCAG GACAGTGGCAGAGCTCAAGATCGACCCCTCTGTTGTTACAT CGTTTTTGGAAGAACTGGAGCAACTACTGAAAGGCATAGCCATGATGAAGAAGCTGACTCTTCGAAGCAGAGACTACTTAGTCTCCTTTGGAGAGTGTATGTCTACAAGGATTTTCGCAGCTTATCTTAATAAAATCGGTGTCAAAGCGCGCCAAGTATGTCCACCATCacattttagtattttgtttaattctctCTGGAagtag
- the LOC108845893 gene encoding aspartokinase 1, chloroplastic-like isoform X2, with the protein MKFGGSSVATGERMREVADLILAFPEESPVIVLSAMGKTTNNLLLAGEKAVSCGVSNASEIEELSIIKELHLSGRAQDRPLCCYIVFGRTGATTERHSHDEEADSSKQRLLSLLWRVYVYKDFRSLS; encoded by the exons ATGAAGTTCGGTGGATCCTCGGTGGCGACGGGGGAGAGAATGAGAGAAGTGGCGGATTTGATTTTGGCGTTTCCGGAGGAGAGTCCGGTCATTGTTCTTTCTGCGATGGGGAAGACAACCAACAATCTCTTGCTT GCGGGAGAGAAGGCTGTGAGTTGTGGTGTTTCTAATGCATCTGAGATTGAGGAACTGAGCATTATAAAGGAATTGCATCTCAG TGGCAGAGCTCAAGATCGACCCCTCTGTTGTTACAT CGTTTTTGGAAGAACTGGAGCAACTACTGAAAGGCATAGCCATGATGAAGAAGCTGACTCTTCGAAGCAGAGACTACTTAGTCTCCTTTGGAGAGTGTATGTCTACAAGGATTTTCGCAGCTTATCTTAA